A portion of the Hoylesella buccalis ATCC 35310 genome contains these proteins:
- the recA gene encoding recombinase RecA yields MAKEQTNNPTSGEGKLKALQAAMAKIEKDFGKGAIMRMGDEQIADVEVIPTGSIALDVALGVGGYPRGRIIEIFGPESSGKTTLAIHAIAEAQKAGGIAAFIDAEHAFDRFYAAKLGVDVDNLWISQPDNGEQALEIADQLIRSSAIDILVVDSVAALTPKKEIEGDMGDSNVGLQARLMSQALRKLTSTISKTNTTCIFINQLREKIGVLFGSPETTTGGNALKFYASVRLDIRKKSSVKDGDEVLGNQVRVKVVKNKVAPPFRKAEFEITFGEGISKIGEIVDLGVEYDIIKKSGSWYSYQDSKLAQGRDATKNLLKDNPELCEELEAKIKQAIADKME; encoded by the coding sequence ATGGCAAAAGAACAAACAAACAATCCTACATCTGGCGAGGGAAAATTGAAAGCCCTACAAGCTGCGATGGCTAAAATAGAAAAAGACTTTGGTAAAGGCGCCATCATGCGTATGGGCGACGAACAGATTGCCGATGTGGAAGTAATTCCCACAGGCAGCATTGCCTTAGACGTGGCATTGGGCGTAGGTGGATATCCACGAGGAAGAATCATAGAGATATTCGGACCAGAGTCGTCAGGTAAAACAACATTGGCCATCCATGCCATTGCCGAAGCACAAAAAGCTGGTGGCATTGCTGCTTTCATCGATGCCGAACACGCTTTCGACCGTTTTTATGCGGCGAAGTTAGGCGTGGATGTCGACAATCTGTGGATTTCACAACCCGACAACGGGGAACAGGCGTTGGAAATAGCCGACCAACTCATCCGCTCGTCGGCCATAGACATTTTGGTTGTCGACTCTGTGGCTGCGCTTACACCCAAGAAAGAAATAGAAGGTGACATGGGCGACAGCAACGTTGGTCTGCAAGCCCGATTGATGAGTCAGGCTTTGCGAAAGCTAACTTCTACCATCAGCAAAACCAATACCACCTGCATCTTCATCAACCAGCTGCGCGAAAAGATAGGCGTGCTGTTCGGAAGTCCTGAAACAACGACAGGTGGTAATGCGCTGAAGTTTTACGCTTCGGTGCGTCTTGATATCCGCAAGAAATCGAGTGTGAAGGATGGCGACGAGGTTCTTGGAAATCAGGTGCGCGTGAAAGTGGTTAAAAACAAGGTGGCTCCTCCCTTCCGCAAGGCTGAATTTGAAATAACCTTTGGCGAAGGTATCTCAAAAATTGGCGAGATTGTTGACCTTGGTGTTGAGTATGACATCATCAAGAAAAGCGGTTCGTGGTATTCGTATCAAGACTCTAAGTTGGCACAAGGACGCGACGCGACCAAAAACTTGCTCAAAGACAATCCTGAACTTTGCGAAGAGTTGGAAGCAAAGATCAAACAGGCCATCGCTGATAAGATGGAATAA
- a CDS encoding outer membrane beta-barrel protein, which translates to MRKLFLTAVIALLSIGAYAQKGQAYLGGQLAYPTDIESLGIGVKGGYGITDAIRAQATFDYFLKKDNVSCWDLNLDVHYLFPLGNNIKVYPLAGLTYLHASADGVIQSFDEHTGKVVEGSKYSYSDGNLGLNLGGGFQYDLTDKLVLNAEVKFQIIKNTNQGVISAGLAYKF; encoded by the coding sequence ATGAGGAAATTATTTTTAACAGCAGTCATTGCATTGCTCAGTATTGGCGCTTATGCGCAAAAGGGTCAAGCCTATTTAGGTGGGCAACTGGCTTATCCAACAGACATCGAATCATTGGGTATTGGTGTAAAGGGTGGCTATGGAATCACTGACGCTATCCGCGCACAGGCAACATTCGACTACTTCCTAAAAAAGGACAACGTTTCTTGTTGGGATCTCAATCTGGATGTACATTATCTCTTCCCACTTGGAAACAATATCAAGGTATACCCTCTGGCTGGACTTACCTATCTCCACGCTTCTGCTGATGGCGTCATTCAATCATTCGACGAACATACAGGTAAAGTCGTGGAAGGAAGCAAATATTCATACAGTGACGGCAATCTTGGTCTTAACCTTGGTGGTGGTTTCCAATATGACCTCACAGACAAGCTTGTCCTGAATGCAGAGGTTAAATTCCAGATTATTAAAAACACCAACCAAGGCGTCATCTCTGCTGGTCTTGCCTACAAATTCTGA
- the dnaK gene encoding molecular chaperone DnaK gives MGKIIGIDLGTTNSCVSVFEGNEPVVIANSEGKRTTPSVVGFVKDGERKVGDPAKRQAITNPTNTVYSIKRFMGETYAQSQKEAERVPFKVVDENGYPRIDIDGRKYTPQEISAMTLQKMKKTAEDYLGQEVTDAVITVPAYFSDSQRQATKEAGEIAGLKVQRIVNEPTAAALAYGVDKAHKDLKIAVFDLGGGTFDISILEFGGGVFEVLSTNGDTHLGGDDFDQVIIDWLAKDFKADQGIDLTKDPMAMQRLKEAAEKAKIELSSTTSTEINLPYISAEGGVPKHLVKTLTRAQFEQLAHDLIQACLVPCQNAIKDAKISTSDIDEVILVGGSSRIPAVQTLVKNYFGKEPSKGVNPDEVVAVGAAIQGAILNKESGVGDIVLLDVTPLTLGIETMGGVMTKLIDANTTIPTKKSETFSTAVDNQTAVTIHVLQGERPMAAQNKSIGQFNLEGIAPARRGVPQIEVTFDIDANGILNVSAKDKATGKEQKIRIEASSGLSQEEIDRMKAEAEQNAAADKAEREKVDKMNQADSMIFTTENFLKDNGDKIPADQKPNIESALQQLKDAHKNADVAAIDAAINNLNTVMQAASAQMYSQAGGAQPGADAGFNAGAQQAGDGQQPQGGSSDDTVQDADFEEVK, from the coding sequence ATGGGAAAAATTATTGGAATCGACTTAGGAACAACAAACTCATGTGTTTCTGTATTTGAAGGCAATGAACCAGTGGTTATTGCCAATAGTGAAGGAAAACGTACAACACCTTCGGTCGTTGGTTTTGTAAAAGACGGCGAGCGCAAGGTGGGTGACCCTGCCAAACGACAGGCTATCACCAATCCGACAAACACGGTGTACTCTATCAAGCGTTTCATGGGTGAAACGTATGCACAGAGCCAGAAAGAAGCCGAGCGTGTACCTTTCAAGGTGGTTGACGAAAATGGCTATCCAAGAATAGACATTGACGGACGCAAATATACCCCACAGGAGATTTCAGCGATGACACTTCAGAAAATGAAGAAAACCGCTGAAGACTACTTAGGACAAGAGGTGACCGATGCGGTGATTACCGTTCCGGCTTACTTCTCCGACTCACAGCGCCAAGCCACAAAAGAGGCAGGCGAGATTGCCGGACTGAAAGTGCAGCGTATCGTGAACGAGCCTACCGCCGCAGCTTTGGCATACGGTGTGGACAAGGCTCACAAGGATTTGAAGATTGCCGTATTCGACCTCGGTGGCGGTACCTTCGATATCTCCATCTTGGAATTTGGTGGCGGCGTGTTTGAAGTGCTTTCTACCAACGGTGACACCCACTTGGGCGGTGACGACTTCGACCAGGTGATTATTGATTGGCTGGCAAAGGATTTCAAGGCCGACCAAGGCATCGACCTCACCAAAGACCCAATGGCCATGCAACGTCTGAAAGAGGCTGCCGAGAAGGCGAAGATTGAACTCTCGAGCACCACATCTACCGAAATCAACCTGCCGTATATCTCTGCTGAAGGCGGCGTACCCAAGCACTTGGTGAAGACCTTGACACGCGCACAGTTTGAGCAATTGGCACACGACTTGATTCAGGCGTGTCTGGTTCCGTGTCAGAATGCCATCAAAGATGCGAAGATTTCAACGTCAGACATTGACGAGGTGATTCTCGTAGGTGGTTCGAGCCGCATCCCTGCCGTGCAGACTTTGGTGAAGAACTACTTTGGCAAGGAGCCTTCAAAGGGTGTGAACCCCGATGAAGTAGTTGCCGTAGGTGCTGCCATACAGGGAGCCATCTTGAACAAAGAGAGTGGCGTGGGCGACATCGTATTGCTCGACGTAACTCCACTGACACTGGGTATTGAGACCATGGGTGGCGTGATGACCAAATTGATTGACGCCAACACGACCATTCCTACCAAGAAGAGTGAGACGTTCTCTACCGCAGTGGATAATCAAACGGCTGTGACCATTCATGTGTTACAAGGCGAACGACCCATGGCTGCACAGAACAAGAGCATCGGACAGTTCAACCTCGAAGGCATCGCTCCGGCACGTCGTGGCGTTCCACAGATTGAAGTTACCTTCGACATCGACGCCAACGGTATCTTGAATGTATCGGCTAAAGACAAAGCTACGGGCAAGGAACAGAAGATTCGCATCGAGGCTTCGTCAGGTTTGAGCCAGGAGGAAATCGACCGCATGAAGGCCGAGGCAGAACAAAACGCAGCCGCCGACAAGGCTGAACGCGAGAAGGTTGACAAAATGAATCAGGCTGACTCCATGATCTTCACCACTGAAAACTTCTTGAAAGACAACGGTGATAAGATTCCAGCCGACCAGAAGCCTAACATTGAAAGCGCTTTGCAACAGTTGAAGGACGCGCACAAGAATGCGGACGTCGCCGCCATCGACGCAGCCATCAACAACCTCAACACCGTAATGCAGGCAGCCAGCGCACAGATGTACAGCCAGGCAGGCGGCGCACAACCCGGTGCAGACGCAGGCTTCAACGCTGGTGCACAGCAAGCAGGTGACGGTCAGCAACCCCAAGGCGGTTCATCTGATGACACCGTACAGGACGCAGACTTTGAGGAAGTGAAGTAA
- a CDS encoding type I restriction enzyme HsdR N-terminal domain-containing protein, producing the protein MIHADKFRQKAATVNILSLYLYYCDSYFKPILLPRRFDIIQRSCDALGIEVPPIPHTKNYKEFLMYYYDLCGVLNEFQQENELTDAEFCACLYDYGARVLLDDNSHVDDELPQPTNVWLTGASGKNDFDYLDSLGKQQDTEASIWACNERTRKGDLVIVYCTSPRSYLHSIWRAASTGIFNPFDYYHCRTTVRDGVRLPEISFSDLKDDPYFSQLSIVRRNLQGVNGIELSAKDYSELLKLAERKGGNATDYPPLFIGEAVDFGEIKLERDVEENILIPILKRIGYKDSDWTRQLQLKSGRKEKAIPDFVFFPQGATHFESAPLVIEAKLDMSSMVEEQKAFRQALSYARLLRSKLMGICDKERLVIYALDSSGSCNIERPLFDNHWQAIYSDEIIGSKLNQLIGAEVIKGYL; encoded by the coding sequence TTGATTCATGCGGATAAATTCAGGCAGAAAGCAGCAACGGTGAATATACTGTCCTTGTATTTGTATTATTGCGACTCTTATTTTAAACCTATCCTCCTTCCACGACGCTTTGATATTATCCAAAGGAGTTGTGATGCGCTTGGAATAGAAGTGCCACCAATCCCTCATACAAAGAATTACAAAGAGTTCTTGATGTATTACTATGATCTCTGTGGCGTGCTGAATGAATTCCAACAAGAAAATGAATTGACTGATGCAGAGTTCTGCGCTTGTCTATATGATTATGGGGCAAGAGTTCTATTAGATGACAACAGTCATGTTGATGACGAATTACCACAGCCCACCAACGTATGGTTAACAGGTGCTTCAGGTAAAAATGACTTCGATTATCTTGACTCATTAGGCAAACAACAAGATACAGAAGCCTCTATCTGGGCTTGTAACGAAAGAACTCGTAAGGGGGATTTGGTCATCGTATATTGCACTTCACCCCGAAGTTACCTTCATTCTATATGGAGAGCTGCGTCAACTGGTATTTTCAATCCCTTTGATTACTATCATTGCCGTACTACTGTTCGTGATGGTGTTAGACTTCCCGAAATTAGTTTTTCGGATTTAAAAGATGATCCTTATTTTTCACAATTATCTATTGTACGGCGAAATTTGCAGGGGGTAAATGGTATTGAATTATCTGCCAAAGATTATTCCGAATTATTGAAGTTAGCAGAAAGAAAGGGTGGAAATGCGACTGATTACCCTCCACTGTTTATTGGTGAGGCTGTTGATTTCGGAGAAATCAAACTTGAAAGGGATGTAGAAGAAAATATACTCATTCCTATACTGAAACGAATAGGTTACAAAGATTCTGACTGGACGAGACAACTTCAATTAAAATCTGGAAGAAAAGAAAAAGCAATACCTGATTTCGTATTTTTTCCACAAGGTGCCACCCACTTTGAAAGTGCACCTTTAGTGATTGAAGCTAAACTGGATATGTCCTCCATGGTTGAGGAGCAGAAAGCCTTTCGCCAAGCATTGTCATATGCACGCTTGCTACGTTCCAAGCTAATGGGAATTTGCGACAAGGAACGGCTTGTGATTTATGCTCTTGATTCTTCTGGTAGTTGTAACATTGAAAGACCATTGTTTGATAACCATTGGCAAGCCATCTATTCGGATGAAATTATCGGATCCAAGCTGAATCAGCTAATTGGGGCTGAAGTGATAAAAGGATATTTATAG
- a CDS encoding DUF6155 family protein, translated as MSKAKLREKLDTLPKENVINLMMSLYDASKEAKTYLEFYVTPDSYGEVEKYKKIIQNEFFPVRGFSEKPSFATCRKAISEFKKLKPAPECLADLMLFYIEQGCEYTMTFGDMWEQYYVTLENNFEKAMEFISFHGLLPNYNERIERMLNATDCGWGFSDTLWGIYSQYQSS; from the coding sequence ATGTCAAAAGCAAAGCTAAGAGAGAAGTTGGATACATTACCAAAGGAGAATGTCATTAATCTGATGATGAGCCTTTACGATGCAAGCAAGGAAGCAAAGACCTACTTAGAGTTTTATGTTACGCCCGACAGTTATGGCGAGGTAGAGAAATACAAGAAGATAATACAAAATGAGTTTTTCCCTGTGCGTGGCTTTTCTGAAAAGCCATCGTTCGCTACATGCCGCAAGGCTATCTCTGAATTTAAAAAGCTGAAACCTGCACCAGAATGCTTAGCCGACTTGATGCTCTTTTACATAGAGCAAGGCTGCGAATATACGATGACTTTTGGTGATATGTGGGAACAGTATTATGTTACTTTGGAAAACAACTTTGAGAAAGCGATGGAGTTCATTTCCTTTCACGGACTACTGCCCAACTACAACGAACGGATAGAACGCATGCTCAATGCCACGGACTGTGGATGGGGATTTTCGGATACGTTGTGGGGTATATATAGCCAATACCAATCTTCGTAA
- a CDS encoding helix-turn-helix domain-containing protein — translation MESPTNRIKEVLIEKGIKQTWLAEKLGKSFTIVNSYVCNRRQPSLELLFQIAEILQVNPKDLIVFVDKELSKEQLK, via the coding sequence ATGGAAAGTCCAACTAATAGAATTAAAGAGGTGCTTATCGAGAAAGGGATTAAGCAGACATGGCTTGCCGAGAAACTCGGCAAGAGTTTTACGATAGTGAACTCATATGTTTGTAATCGTCGACAGCCAAGCCTAGAATTGCTATTTCAGATAGCAGAGATTTTGCAGGTTAATCCAAAGGATTTAATAGTGTTTGTAGATAAGGAATTGAGTAAAGAGCAACTTAAATGA